The Rhizobium leguminosarum region AGAGTAAGGCTTCTCATAGCGGGAGCCGTCACCATTGGCGCGATCGGTATCGGTTCCGCGCAGGCGCAGCAGAAGTTCGATCTCAGTCCCGAGCAGCCGAACCGGCTGCGGGTGGAAAAGAACGAGAAGCGCATTGACGAAGTCAAGGGCTTCAAGTTCGTCGAAAACGGCATCTTTACCGTTGGCATCAGCTCGAGCGGCAATCTGCCGCTGCATGATTATGCCTCCGATTCCAAGACGGTCATCGGCTATGACGTCGATCTAGCGCAGGCCATCGCCGACAGCCTTGGGCTGAAGCTGGAACTCGTTTCCGTTGCCTGGGCGGACTGGCCGCTGGGACTGACGTCAGGCAAGTTCGACGCGGTGATCTCGAACGTGACCGTCACGGAAGAGCGCAAGCAGAAATTCGACTTTTCGACCTACCGCAAGGACGAGCTTGGCTTCTACGTCAAGGCCGACAGCCCGATTACAGCACTCAAGCAGCCGAAGGATGTTGCCGGCCTGAAGGTCATCACCGATGCCGGCACCAACCAGGAGAAGATCCTGCTGGAATGGGATCGCCAGAACGTCGCGGCCGGCCTGAAGCCGATCGAGGTGCAATATTATGACGACGACGCGGTCAAGGATCTCGCCGTCCAGTCCGGCAGAGCCGACGCGGTCTTCAGCGTCAACGCGACGCAGGCCTACGCGGCAGGCATCAATGGCAAGACCAAGCTCGTCGGCACCGTCAGCGGCGGTTGGCCGATCACCGCCGAGATTGCGGTCACCACGCGCAAAGGCAGCGGTCTGGCAGCTCCCTTGACCGATGTTGTCAATGACCTGATCGCCAGTGGAGCCTACAAGAAGATCCTCGATAGTTGGAATCTTGGCCCCGAGGCGATCGACCAAGCAAAGACCAATCCTCCCGGCCTGCCGAAGAGCGGTACCTGACATTGTCCGACGGACCGGCGTTTAAAGGCCGGTCCGTCGCTGCTTCTCAATGCAAATGGAGACATATCGAACGTGACGATTTTTTCGACAATCCGCGCCTTGCTGCTTGCGGCGCTGACGTCTGCCTTGGTCGGCTTCGGCGTCGCCCATTCGGCCGACGATTTCGACCTGAGCCCTCAACAGCCGGACAGGCTTCATGCCGCCAGGAACGAGGCGGCGATCGACGCGATCCCTAGGGAATTCAAGTTCGTCACGCCAGGCAAGTTCACCATCGCCGTCAGCCCCGGCGGTCCTCCGCTTGCCACCTATGCCACCGACGCCAAGACCGTGGTCGGGTCGGATCCCGACTATGCCTATGCCATCGCCGACAGTCTCGGCCTGACGCTGGAAATCGTGCCGGTCGCCTGGATCGACTGGCCGCTCGGCCTCACCTCGGGCAAGTATGATGCCGTCATCTCCAATGTCGGCGTCACCGAGCAGCGCAAGGAAAAATTCGATTTCTCCACCTACCGCCAGGGCCTGCACGGCTTCTTCGTGAAATCCGACAGTCCGGTCATCTCAATCAAGGAACCCAGGGATGCGGCGGGCCTCAGGATCATCGTTGGCGCCGGCACCAACCAGGAGCGCATCCTCTTGAAATGGAGCGACGAGGATGTCGCCGCGGGACTGAAGCCGATCGAACTGCAATATTACGACGACGAGGCGGCAAGCCTTCTCGCGCTGCGTTCCGGCCGGGCCGATGTCATCGTCCAGCCGCATGCCCAGCTCGTCTTCATCGCCGCGCGCGACAAGAACATCAAGCGCGTCGGCACGCTCAGCGCCGGCTGGCCTGATCGCTCCGACGTTGCGATCACCACCCGCAAGGGAAGTGGGCTCGCCGATGCACTGACCATCGCCACCAACGGCCTGATCAAGGATGGCACCTACGCCAAAATCCTCGAGCACTGGCATCTCTCCGAGGAAGCCCTGCCGGGATCAGAGACCAACCCGCCCGGCCTTTCAAAATATTGATATCGGATGGCACCTGTGGAAGGGACGACATGAGCCGCGGCAATATATCCATCAGCCATATAGGCTTCCTCACCCCCGGCAACTATACCGCCGACGATCCGTTGTCGGGATTGGAGCAGACGCTCCAGCAACTGCAATATGGCGAGGAGCTTTGCTTCGACAGTGCCTGGGTCCGCCAGCGGCATCTTGAGCCGGGCATCTCTTCCGCCAGTGCCTTCCTGGCGGCGGCGACGCAGCGAACCAGCCGGATCGAACTCGGAACCGCGGTCATTCCGATCGGCTATGAAAGCCCCTACCGGCTGGCCGAAGACCTCGCAACGGTCGATGTCCTCTCACGCGGACGGCTGAATATCGGTGTCAGCGCCGGCCGGCCGCTGCATGCCGAATTGATTGCCCCGCTGACCTTCGATGGCGACTGGACGCGCTATGATTTCTCGCACGACCGCGTGCTGCGCTTTGCCGACAATCTGCGCGGCGAATATCTCGGCGACGAGCAGACCTTCATCAAGACGCCTTTCGGGCAGCAGCGGCCGCGCCTGCAGCCCTATGCCAAGGGCCTGATCGACCGGATCTGGTATGGCGGCGGATCGCAACGCTCGGCCGAATGGGCCGGCCGCAACGGCTTCAACCTGTTGACCGGCAACTTGATAACGGGTGAGGGGACGGACGATTTCTTCGTCGCTCAATCCAGATTGATCAAAACCCATCGCGCCGCCGGAACCGCGCGTCGCGTCGCGCTCGGCCGCGTCATCGTGCCTTTCGACAATGCCGACGCGGCCACGCGCCGCCGCTACCGCGATTATGCCGAGGGCCGCCATGAACGGACGCTTTCGCCCCAGGGCGAACGGCGGACTTTGTTCGCCCGCGATATCGTCGGCACGTCGGAGGAAATATTGGAACAGCTTTTCGCCGATCCGATCCTGCCTGATGTCAGCGAGCTGCGGCTGGAGCTTCCTTACGAGTTCGAGCACGAGGAATATCGCCAGATCCTCCACGACTTCGTGACGACAATCGCACCGGAACTCGGATGGAAAGCGCAGCCGGAAATTCGGGTCGCTTCCTGAAGGCCATCGAGCCGATGCCCAATTCGACGTCAGAACGATCATCTACGAGGAACGCCATCAGTGACTAGAACGATACAATACTTCTTTTCGATCGGATCGCCCTGGTCCCACATCGGCTTCGACGCCTTCACCGAACTTGCCGCAGAGAATGACGTCGTCATCACGCCCTATCTGACGACGGTGGTCGAGGAAAATGGTGGCATCTTCTCACGCAACCGTCCGGAGATCCGGCGCGCCTACTGGACGCGGGACCTCAAACGCTGGGCACGCGTGCGCGGGAGGGATTTGCGGCTCGAACATCGCCCGGAGCTCAGCGATCCGACGCCGGCCTCCCTCTTCGTGATTGCCGCCTATCTCGACGGGCAGGATTGGATCGGCGTTACCAAGGCCTTGCAGCATGCCTTCTGGAGTGAGGCGAGGGATATCGGCAAGCCCGATGTGCGCGAGGCGATCGTTGCCGCTGCGGGTTTCGATGGCGCAGCGCTTCTCCGGCGGCAAGCCGACGACGATGTCCAGAACAAGTGGTCGGCAGACCGAGCGCATGCGCGCGACAGCGGCGTCTTCGGCTTTCCCACCTATGTCTATGACGGCGAGATTTACTGGGGGCAGGACAATCTGCCTTTCCTCGAGCGTCATCTTCGCGGCGACAGGCCTTAGGCTTGGATCATCAAGGCGAATGTTTTTTCAACCGAACGCCGAAGGAGAGACGCCCATTCCTTTAATCCAGTAATTTTATAGACAATATTTGAAGCAACCATAGAGAGGAAAAACCATGTCAGGTTTCAAACTCGTCGGCATCGCCGGCAGCTTCAACCGTCCATCGAAGACACTGGCGCTTGTCCGGCATATCGCCGACCGTGCGAGCCTCCGATACGGCTTTACGAGCAAGACCTATGATCTGCACGATCTTGGTCCGTCGCTGGGCCGCGCCTTGTGGCGCAAGGACCTCGACGAGCAGGCCAGGCGTGTCGTCGACGAGATCGTCAAGGCCGATGCTTTGATCATCGGCTCGCCGACCTACAAGGGCTCCTATCCCGGTCTGTTCAAACACCTGATCGATCTGATCGACCCGCAGGAGCTTCGGGGCAAGCCGGTCATCATCACAGCGACGGGCGGTGGCGACCGGCATGCGTTGATGGTCGAGCATCAGCTTCGGCCGCTGTTCGGCTTTTTCATGTCCCATACGCTTCCGGCGGCCGTTTATGCGTCCGATCGCGATTTCGCGGATTACGCGGTCTCATCAGAAGCGCTTTCGAGCCGCATCAGCGAAGTGATCGGCGAATTGGCAGCCTTCTTTCCTGAAGCAAGACCGGTAATAGCGGCCGCCAAATAGGGACCGTCGCCATGGTTCGATCTCAGGAGGCCACGATGAACGATGCGGAAAGACCGGGGTCAAGCGAGCAAATCTGGAGCGTCTTCGAATTTGCTCGGCGATATCGCCTCGCCAAACGCGAAGAGAACCGCCTGCTGATGCTCTATGGACCGACGGCATCGCTTCGCGATCTCCTTGCCAATGCCCGACGTCATTCGCTGATTTCCTAATTACAGCTCCCTGACAGGAGGTTCGCATGAAGCTTGATTTCTATTTCCGGCTGAGGCGCGCGATCGGCCGCCTCCTCGAGCCTAAGGCGCGGGAGCCCGCAAACGCATCCTTCTTGCGGGAGAACCAACTGTTCTCCCGGGACGAAGAGCGGGACCGGTCGGCACGCGAATACGAGCTCCATTATTGGGGCGGGATGCCCGGACTTTGGTATTGAGGGGGGTGGGATGGCGATCGTCGTTGAGACCGGCTTCCGTCGGCACAGTACGAGAAGAGCAGCGGGCAGCGTCATGTCGCAATTCAGGCATGCGGCCGGGATCTGCACGATCGTCAGTTCCTTCACCTTCCTATTCGCCCTGGTGATCGGGTTGATCCGATGAGCCAAGTCATTATTCTTCCGGGGCTTTTCGGCTCGGGTGAAGGGCATTGGCAACAGCATTGGCTGCAGGATCAGCCAGGCAGCCTCTATGTCGTCCAGGAAGACTGGGATCATCCGAACCTCGACAACTGGTTGCCGCGATTGGAAAGTGCGCTTGAAGAGGCGGGTGAGGCCTATCTGGTTGCCCATAGCCTTGGATGCCTGCTCGCCGCAAGGCTGGCCGGACGAAGCGCTGCCCGGCGCGTGAAAGGGGCATTGCTCGTTGCGCCATGCGATCTGTCGGTCACGGAAATTCTGCACCCGGGGCATATCGCCTTCGGTGGCATGCCGACGGCGCCTCTGCCGTTTCCGAGCATCGTCGTCGGCAGCATGAACGACGCCTACATGACGGTCGATAGGTTGGCCTTGTTTGGCCGGCTGTGGAAGGCGGAGACCAGGAATATCGGCCTTGCCGGGCACATCAATATTGCCAGTGGTTTTGGCCGCTGGCGAACCGGCTACCGGCTGCTGGAAACCTTGAAGACGCGTGCCGGCGATCGAAGTCGCAACGTTTTCGCGCGGCCGGCCTTTGCGATGTGAATGGAAGCGGAATGTCCGACATTGTCGACGATCTCCTGCGCCTCAGCGAAGATCCGAATGCCGACCCGAGAAGCCGGCGCCGGCAAACCATGGAGCGATTGGTGCAGACGCTGCTCGCCATGGCCGACGCCGAAATCGGGCCGGAAGAGGCGCAACATCGCCATTCGATCATCCATCTGACGACGATCATCCGCGACATGATCCGCAGCCTGCAGCGGCGCCGGGCCGACGCGGCCAGATTTACGGTGCATTGAAACGTGAGCGATATCACAGAGCATAGGCAGGTGATGATGCGGCTAAACGAGGTTCGGATGCTCGGTACGACACGCATGGCTCTCACGGACGAACTGGTTTCGCTCAGCCTTCGCGCTGAACTCGATCCCGGCCCCGAGCCGCAGCGGACACCGCTTACCGAGGCGGAGCTGGAGATATTCGCGAGGAGGCTCCTGCATGAATCGGACGGCGCGCCGCTTTGGGTTTTCGCCTATGGATCATTGATATGGAAGCCGGACTTCGATGCCGTCGAATGGCAGCGGGGCGCAGCAAGAGGCTGGCATCGGTCCTTCTGCCTGAAGATGACCCGCTGGCGGGGAACGCGAACCCAGCCTGGCCTCATGATGGCTCTTGATCGCGGCGGACGGTGCAACGGCATCCTCTTCAGGCTTGCCGATGATGATCGCCTTGGCCAGATTCGGCGGTTGATCCGCCGCGAGGTCGGCACGATCGAAGATGCGGCGACGGTTCGCTGGATTCCTGTCGAGACCGCACACGGCTTCGTGCGCGCGCTGGTCTTCTGGGCCGGCCCCAAGGGAGAGCGCGTTTCCCGCAAATTGCCGTTGGAGGCTGTGGCGCGCGTGCTTGCCAGAGCCTGCGGACATATGGGCTCCTGCGCGGAATATCTCTATCTGACGGTGAAGCATCTGGAAGAACGCGGCATCCGCGATCGCAATTTGTGGCGGCTTCAGGAACTCGTCGCGGACGAGCTCCTGTCCATACATGGCCTGAACGGGTTGACGGAAAGCCCTTAAGCCGCTCCCCTTCAGAGCTTGCCTTTCCAGGGCACGAGGAACGCCTCCAGAAAACGGATCGCGGCCGAGAAGGTGAAGGCGCAGATCGCAATGATGCCGATGCCGACGAAGACGACGTCGGTCGCCAGGAACTGCGACGCCGACATGATCATGAAACCGATTCCGCGCGTCGAGGCGATCAGTTCGGCCGCAACCAGCGTGCCCCAGCCGACGCCAAGCGCAATGCGGATGCCGGTGAGGATCTCCGGCAGGGCGGACGGCAGGACGATATCGATAAAGAGCTGCAGCCGGCTCGCGCCCAGCGAACGGGCGGCATTGACGCGCTCGATCGGCAGCGCACGAACGCCGGCCTGGGCCGAAAGGCAGATCGGTGCGAACATTGCCAGCACCAGCAGCGTGATCTTCGACGTCTCGCCGATGCCGAGCCAGATGATCATCAGCGGCAGGTAGGAGAGCGGCGGAAGCGGCCAATAGAACTCGATCGGCGCGTCCAGCACCCCTTTCGCCCAGCGGTTCAGGCCCATCAGCAATCCAAGCGGAATGCCCGCGGAGACGGCAATGAAGGCTGCGACCACGATGCGGAACAGGCTCGCAAAAACATGCTCGGACAGCGACGCTCCGGCGTAACCGTCGCGATAGATGGCGCCGATCTGTGTCAGCACCTCATCCGGACGCGGCAGGAACAGATGCGGAACGACACCGAGCGCGGATACAAACCACCACAGCAGCAATATCGCCAAGGCGGTGGCAATGCTGATCACCACTGTCGATTTCTCGCCGGCGCCGAAGCTCGCCATTTTCACCAGCTTGACCTTGCGGTCCTCTCTCTGCACCGCAACTGGCGATGTTTGGACTATATCGCTCATGCGGCGCTCCTCAAATCTTCGCTGCTGTGGAGAATGGCGCGGATTTCCTCGCGCAGCTCGGCAAATTGCGGCGACGCCTTGATAGATCTTGCGTCCCCGGTTTCGGCGAAGCGGCGGATGAAATCGAGATCGAAGCGCGCCACGACGCGCCCTGGCCGGGGCGACATGACCAGGACCTGCGTGCCCAGGAACAACGCCTCTTCGATCGAATGGGTGATGAAGAAAACCTTCTTTGCCGTCTTGTTCCAGATGGACACCAGAAGTTCCTGCATCTGCTCGCGGGTGAGGCTGTCAAGCGCCCCGAACGGCTCGTCCATCAGCAGGATGTCGGGATTTGTTGCGAGCGCGCGGGCGATGCCGACCCGCTGGCGCATGCCGCCCGACAGTTCGTAGGGAAAGGCATTGGCGAATTCGTCGAGGCCGACGAGCCGCAGCAGTTCGAGGGTGCGCGTTTGCCGCTCCTTCCGGTTTACTCCGGCGAATTTCAGGCCGAGGGCGACATTGTCGGCCACCGATTTCCAGGGCAGCAGCGCATCTTTCTGAAAGACGACACCGCGATCGGCGCCCGGCCGTTCGACCGCGCGGCCATCGAGCGTGATCCTGCCATCGGACAACGGAAGAAAACCGGCAATCGCGTTGAGAAGGGTTGATTTTCCGCATCCCGAGGCGCCGAGCGCGACGACGGTCCGCCCGTCGCGGGCTGCGAAGAAGACGCTGGCATGATCGACTTTAAGCATGGTCCGCTCGCAAGTTCGATGCCGGCGCGACAACAGTCGCGCCGGGCATCGGGGAGGATCAGTTGCTGACGCTACTAAGCGCGTCCGCGGTGACGAAGGCGCCGTAATTTGCCAGCACGTCGGACACCTTGCCCTGGCCCTTCAGGAACGATGCGGTGTCCTGGAGGATCTTGGCAGCACCCGCCTTTTCGCCGCCGCCGAGCCAGGCATCCGATGCCTGGACCGCGGGCGTCAGCAGCGTCAGGTTCTTCAAGGCCGAGGCCTGCTGCTCGGGCGTTCCGCCGAGAAGTTTGGAGAGCGACTTGGCGTTGTCGCTGTCGGGACCCCAGGCGGCTTTGTCTGAGGCGAAGGACGCGTAGTATTTGTTGATGACCGAGGCGAAGCCCTTCAGGAATTCCGGATTGTCGGTCGCGAACTTCGAGGTGGCGACCCAGGCGGAGAATGTCGGCGCACCCTTGTCCGCCACGTCCTTGGAGGTCACCAGAACCTTTCCGTTCTTCTTGAGTTCGGTGAGCGCCGGATCCCAGACGAAGCCGCCGTCGATATCGCCGCGGTTATAGCTCGCGACGATTTCCGGCTGCGGGATTGCGAAGACCTGAACGTCCTTCTCGGTCAGGCCCAGGGATTTGATCAGCGCCAGAAGCTGATAGTGGTCCGTGGAGACAGGCGCGGCGGCGAGCTTCTTGCCCTTCAGATCGTTCAGGCTTTCGATGCCCGAGCCGTTCCGGACGACGAGAGCCTCGTCGATGCCGGAGATGGAGGCGAGGTAGAAGGCCTTGACCTCAAGCCCGCGCGATACCGCAGCCGCAAACGGGCTGGAGCCGACATAGCCGACCTGAACGTCGCCCGAGGCAATGGCCGCAAAGATTTCGGCGCCGGAATTGAACCTGCGGAAGTCGATGTCGTATCCTGTGCCCTTGGCGAATTCGCCGTTGGCGATCGCCACCGAAGACGGCAGGGCGTCGGTTTGATAGCCGACGACGACCTTCTTGTCCGCCGCTTCAGCAGCAATTGCCGTTGCAAGAGTACCGACGCCGATGGCGATTGCGGCAACCAAATTTCTGAAATTCATCTTGAGCCCCTTTGTTCGAGGGCCACCCGGCCCCTTGATCTCACCTTCAAAAGGGTAAGGGTTGAGAAGGGGCTGGCGGGAGAAATAACAAACTATATTTATAGACTATGGAGATAATTGTTTTCGTGATTCTGCCGCTTGTTCGATCCGCCGGACCGGCGAGCGACGTCAGGGCTCGAAAGACGAAATATTGCCAGGCTTCAGGGAGAATGCTTTGATATACGATGTTATCGTGGTCGGTTCCGGTTTTTCAGCGATCGCTGTGACCTGCAATCTCATCGAGCAGCTTCCCGTTTCGGCGACGGTTGCCGTCGTCGGTGACGATCCGGGTTTCGGGCGCGGAACGGCATACCGGACGGAGCTCTATCTCCATCGCCTCAACGTTCCCGCAGGCCGCATGAGCCTGTTGCCCCATCATCCTGACGATTTCGTCGACTGGCTGAAAAGCCGTGGACGCCTGACGCAGGCAGGCGATTTCGCCTCGCGCGGCGATTACGGTCTTTATGTCAGGGACACGCTTGCGCGGCTGCTTCGAAAGCGGGACGGCCGTTGCCGGGTCGATTTCATCAAGGCCAAGGCGGCGGGATGCGTGGAACGCTACAAGACTACGCTCGCCTTCCAACTCGGCAACGGCGACGAGATTGCCGGGAAGAATGTCGTGCTGTGCCTTGGCGTCGGAAATGCCAATCTTCCGGTCGATCCGGCTGGCGTCCCATCATCTCTGCGATCGCGGATCATCGACAATCCGTGGCGGCTCTCGTGGCTGAGGCGCGTCGCACCGTCTGATGCAGTCTGCATCCTCGGCTCCGGCTTGACGATGATCGATCAGGTTCTCGCCCTTCGCGCCCATGGCCATAGAGGCAGAATCGACGTGCTTTCGCGGCGCGGCCTGGCGCCGCTCGGCCATGCGAGGACGCCGCCAGCGGCTCTGCCGATCGACGTTCACACACTTCCCGGCACGGTCAGCGTTATCTTGAAGGCCCTGCGGGAAAAGAGCAGGGCGGCCGTCGATTGGCGCGGCGTGATGGACGGCCTCAGGCCGGTCACACAGGCCCTCTGGCAGCGGCTTTCGAGCGAGGAGCGGGCGCGTTTCCTGCGGCATGCGCTTCCCTGGTGGAACATCCACCGTCACCGGGTCGCGCCCGAAGTGTTCGCCGGGTTCGAGAAACTGGTTTTGGAAGGAACCGTTCGCTTCCATGCAGGCTTCCTGAGAACGCTAGGCGCTCGGGAAGACGGGCTCGTCGCCGGCTACAGGGTCCGAGCCAGGCGTGAGATCGCCGAGATCAGGGCGGACTGGCTGGTCAACTGCACGGGAATGGAGCGCGCCGGGATCAGCCATTCGCCGCTTTTGAAGGAGATGAGCCGGCTTCAACTGATCGTTCCCGATCCCCTTGGGCTTGGCATCCAGGTGGATGCGGCTTCCGAGGTGATGGCTCCGTCTAGGATCTCGCCCGCCCGGCTGTTTGCCGTCGGCGCCTTGACCGCGGGGCAATTCTGGGAGATCACCGCCGTCCCTGATATCCGGGTGCAGGCGAAGGCGGTGGTCAATGAGATCGTCAGGGCAAGGCCTAATTCCGACGCATAGGCCGACGATCTGCGGATCGACACGGTGCTGTTGAATTGCTCGCCGCCGGCAGCTACAGTATTTGGTAGGCCATAATACGATTCCTGAATTCGGCTGCCGCACCGGAACTTGAGCGTGCGGCGTCAATCCAACACTGAGGTACAGCATGAGCGGTGCTCTGAAGGACGCAACAATCAGGGTAGAGCGTCCTGCGAAGACATTGCGGGAATTGGCCCTCGACAAGGTCCGCGAGGCCATCGTCAACGGATACTTCCGCCCCGGAGACCGCCTTGTCGAGCGCGACCTCTGCGCCCAGCTCGGCGTCAGCCGGACGGTCGTGCGTGAGGTTCTGAGACATCTGGAATCGGAAGGGCTCGTCGCCAATCTGCCGAACAAGGGACCGATCGTCGCCCTGCTGGATATCGAGGAAGCCAAACAGATCTATGAGATCCGTGGTGCGCTCGAAGGCATGGCGGCGCGGCTGTGTGCGGAGCGTGGCAGCCCCGAGATCGTCGCTGCGCTCGAAGAATCCCTGACCGCAATCCGCAACAGCTATCGCGACAGCGACATGGCGGCTGTGCTTGCCAATACCTCTTCCTTCTATCAAACGCTGTTCACCAGGGTTGACAGGCATGTCGCCTGGGGCGTCGTCAACCTCCTCACCGTGCGCATAAACCACCTGCGCTCGATGACGATCAAGACGGAACGGCGTAGCATCGAAGGGCCGCTGCAGATGTCTAAGATCATCGACGCGATCCGCCGCGGCGACGGCGAGGGCGCCCAGCGGGCGGCGATGGATCATGTCGCGGCCGCCAGCGCAATTGCCGAAGCGGTCCTGTCCGCCCAGAAGACTGCCGAATAGGACGCAGCGCCGCGCGGTTTTCAAGACGGTCGCCCTCCTGCTACTAACTCTAAGTGTTGCATCCCTTCGCGCGCACCTGTCTTCACTGGAAGACGGCCAGCATGGCGTTGTCGCATCGACATTTGTCGACGCCTCTTCCGCATTCGCAAGCACGTTCCGCGGAATGAGGAGAATTCAAACTCCAAGCTTGACACCCAACTTTGCTCGATGTGATGGTATGCCATAATCAACAATATATAAGGCGGTATCATATGGTCTGGGATGATTTTGACGTTCTGACGTGTCGCGTCGCTGCAGGCCACCGTTGCGCCGTCCGGCTCCTGACAAAAAGCTGAATGAACAAAGCGCTTCCGGGCATTGGAGCGCATACGCGCCAAATTCGCGATTTCTCGGACTTTATTGCGTCTTCGCCGAAACCAAGTTGACACTCGCATATTATGGTATACCATAATACGAAATTGAGAGATGAGGTGTTCGATGGCCATTCAAATTCGCAAGACGGGACTGCAGATCGAAACGACATTGATCGAAGGCGGCAAGGCCGCGGCGGTTCCGCTGAAACTGTTTACCGCC contains the following coding sequences:
- a CDS encoding FAD/NAD(P)-binding protein — its product is MIYDVIVVGSGFSAIAVTCNLIEQLPVSATVAVVGDDPGFGRGTAYRTELYLHRLNVPAGRMSLLPHHPDDFVDWLKSRGRLTQAGDFASRGDYGLYVRDTLARLLRKRDGRCRVDFIKAKAAGCVERYKTTLAFQLGNGDEIAGKNVVLCLGVGNANLPVDPAGVPSSLRSRIIDNPWRLSWLRRVAPSDAVCILGSGLTMIDQVLALRAHGHRGRIDVLSRRGLAPLGHARTPPAALPIDVHTLPGTVSVILKALREKSRAAVDWRGVMDGLRPVTQALWQRLSSEERARFLRHALPWWNIHRHRVAPEVFAGFEKLVLEGTVRFHAGFLRTLGAREDGLVAGYRVRARREIAEIRADWLVNCTGMERAGISHSPLLKEMSRLQLIVPDPLGLGIQVDAASEVMAPSRISPARLFAVGALTAGQFWEITAVPDIRVQAKAVVNEIVRARPNSDA
- a CDS encoding GntR family transcriptional regulator codes for the protein MSGALKDATIRVERPAKTLRELALDKVREAIVNGYFRPGDRLVERDLCAQLGVSRTVVREVLRHLESEGLVANLPNKGPIVALLDIEEAKQIYEIRGALEGMAARLCAERGSPEIVAALEESLTAIRNSYRDSDMAAVLANTSSFYQTLFTRVDRHVAWGVVNLLTVRINHLRSMTIKTERRSIEGPLQMSKIIDAIRRGDGEGAQRAAMDHVAAASAIAEAVLSAQKTAE